In Flammeovirga kamogawensis, the sequence CAGTAATTACAGTAGGTTCAAACCAGAAACCTTTTTCAAAACCTATTCCTTGAGGTTTACCTCCACCAAAAGCAATTGTAGCACCTTCTTCTCTACTTTTAGCTACAAGGTGTTCCATATTCTTAATTTCTGAAGCATTTACTTTAGGACCCATTGTAGTAGAAGCTTCCATAGGGTTACCTACTTTTATTGCCTTTACTTTTTCCATGAAACGTTCCATAAATTCCTCGTAAATATCTTCATGTACGTACATTCTTTCGTTACATGTACATACCTGACCACAATTATCAAATCTAGAGTGGAAAGTACTTTCTACTGCTAAATCGATATCTGCATCTGCAAATACTATTGATGGAGCTTTTCCTCCAAGCTCTAATTGTACATGTGCAAGATGTTCCGAGGCTGTCTTAAAGATTTGTTGCCCTGCAGGTGTAGAACCTGTCATTGTTACCATTTTGGTAATTGGCGATGCAACCAATGCATTCCCTAACACTCTACCTTTGCCAGTAACAATATTAATAAGGCCTGCAGGTATACCTACTTTTTCCGCAATGTAGCCTAATTCTAAAGTTGCAAGTGGTGTTTCTTGTGTGGGTTTAACAACAATGGCGTTCCCCGCTACTAAAGCTGGTCCAATTTTTCGACCTGCCAAAGCAAGAGGGAAATTCCATGCTGTTATCGCTACTATCACACCACGTGGAATCTTATTGATCCATATTTGTTCGTTTGCATTTTGAGAAGGCATAATGTCTCCCTCAATGTGTCTTGCCCAGTCGCATGCATACTCAATAAAAGTTGCTGTAACTTCTACTTCCATTTCTGCAACAGACAATAATTTTCCTTGTTCTCTAGTTAGCAACTTCGATAAATAAGGCTTATGTGCTCTTATTTCTGCAGCAAACTTTCGCATAATATTGGCACGTTCTATAGAAGGTAATTTCTTCCAACTTTTTTGTGCTTTCTCGGCTGCAGACAATGCTAAATTAGCTTCGTGCTCATCACCCATTTGTACTATACCAACAATATCTTCGTCGATAGGGCTAATTACATTTTCTGTTTTACCAGATGATGCCTTAATCCATTCTCCGTTTATATATAAATCGTATTCTTTTACTTCTGGTGTTATAATTAGTTCTTCCATTGTGATTCGTTTTTTGTTTGAAAAAAGAGGACTGTATGAATAATTTTAAAGATTACTGTAGAGAAATTATCATCTAGATTCAGCCCCCTTTTTGATCATTCAAAATATATATCCATTACGTTATTAAGTATCCATAAATCAAAGTATAAAGTATACTTCTATGCACACTGATGAATTGGCTTATCTACCCATCCATCCACCGTCAACAAGCATAATACTACCGTGCATGTAAGACGCTGCTTCTGATGATAAGAATACAACAGGGCCTGCAAAATCTTCTGCTTCTCCCCATCTTCCTGCAGGAATTCTTGATAAAATAGATGTAGAACGTTCTGCATCATTTCTTAATGCTTCTGTATTATCAGTGCTGATGTAACCAGGAGCTACAGCATTTACATTTACACCTTTACTTGCCCATTCGTTAGCAAATGCCATTGTTAATTGCCCAATTGCACCTTTACTAGCCGCATAACCAGGAACAGTTATCCCTCCTTGAAAAGTAAGTAAAGAAGCTGTGAAAATTACTTTACCACTACCTCTAGCTACCATATCTTTACCAATTTCTCTAGTTAAAATAAACTGAGCATTTTGATTAACCTCTACTACTTTATCCCACATTTCATCAGGATGCTCTGCAGCTGGTGTACGTAAAATTGTACCTGCATTATTGATCAAGATATCTATCTGAGGATGATTACCTTTTACGGTCAAAATAAAGTCATACAATGATTTTCTATCAGAAAAATCACATTGATAAGCTTTAAATTTACGTCCTCTTTTTTCTACTTCTTTTTGCACATCACTTCCCTCCAATTCTAAAGTTGCAGAAACACCAATAATATCGGCTCCAGCTTCTGCTAAACCTATTGCCATTGCTTTACCAATACCTCTTTTACAGCCAGTTACTAATGCAACTTTTGAATTGAGTTGAAATTTATCTAAAATACCCATGTCTATTAAATTTTAGTTGATTGAATTGTTTGTTGTTTAGCTTATTATTAAGTATTACAATAATTAATTATCGTTACACTTAATAAGATATTTCATACCTTCAGGATTCTTATCGATTTCATCAAAAATAGATTGAATATTATCTAAATCATCTACTTTTGTTATTAGATCTTCAAAAGGAATATTCCCTGAACTAGCAATTTTTATTGCCTCCTCATAATCATCTTCTTCGTATAAACGAGCACCAAGTAACTCTATTTCAGACCAAAAGAACTTGAATAAATCTACCTTCTTTTGTTCTCCACCATGTATGGCAACCATTACAATTCTGCCCCTTACATTAACTACTTCTGTCATTGTTTGCACACCAGGTGCTGAACCAGAAACTTCAAAAGCACAATCAATCATTGCTTCTCCAGTTAACTCAGATATACGTTCTGAAAGGTTTTCTTTTGCTGGGTTAATTGTTGTAAAACCTAACTCGTTCAACATTTTTAACCTTGTCTCATTCACTTCTGAAATGATTACATTAGCTCCTTTTTCCTTTATCACATAACCAATCAAAGTACCTATTGGACCACCACCAATCACCAAACAATTCTCTCCTGCTTTTACTCTGCCAATTTTCACATCGTGACAAGCAACAGACAAAGGCTCAATAAATGCTCCGTGCATTAAGTTTACTTGTTCTGGTAGTTTATGTAAAGTGTAAGAAGGTACAGTCCAGCTATTTTGAAAAGCTCCGCTAGAATCTATCCCAATAAATTTAAGGTTTTTACCTACATGTTTAAATCCTTTATCAAATGGATGTTCATCTCCAAAATGTAAAGGTCTTACTGCTACTTTATCCCCTACTTTTACATTTGTAACACCCTCTCCAATTTCGGCAACAACTGCAGAAGCTTCATGCCCTACAGTTTGCGGAGGACTAACACGCTGATCCATCACACCATGAAAAATATGTACATCTGTACCACATACTCCACAGTACGCAACGTCTAATCTTACCTCGCCAGCTTTAGGTTTTATTTGTTCACCTT encodes:
- a CDS encoding SDR family NAD(P)-dependent oxidoreductase is translated as MLDKFQLNSKVALVTGCKRGIGKAMAIGLAEAGADIIGVSATLELEGSDVQKEVEKRGRKFKAYQCDFSDRKSLYDFILTVKGNHPQIDILINNAGTILRTPAAEHPDEMWDKVVEVNQNAQFILTREIGKDMVARGSGKVIFTASLLTFQGGITVPGYAASKGAIGQLTMAFANEWASKGVNVNAVAPGYISTDNTEALRNDAERSTSILSRIPAGRWGEAEDFAGPVVFLSSEAASYMHGSIMLVDGGWMGR
- the aldA gene encoding aldehyde dehydrogenase, with the protein product MEELIITPEVKEYDLYINGEWIKASSGKTENVISPIDEDIVGIVQMGDEHEANLALSAAEKAQKSWKKLPSIERANIMRKFAAEIRAHKPYLSKLLTREQGKLLSVAEMEVEVTATFIEYACDWARHIEGDIMPSQNANEQIWINKIPRGVIVAITAWNFPLALAGRKIGPALVAGNAIVVKPTQETPLATLELGYIAEKVGIPAGLINIVTGKGRVLGNALVASPITKMVTMTGSTPAGQQIFKTASEHLAHVQLELGGKAPSIVFADADIDLAVESTFHSRFDNCGQVCTCNERMYVHEDIYEEFMERFMEKVKAIKVGNPMEASTTMGPKVNASEIKNMEHLVAKSREEGATIAFGGGKPQGIGFEKGFWFEPTVITDVTQDMTVVHEEAFGPILPVLKFKTFDEVITNANDCEFGLAAMVFTKDINTIMKCNDELEFGEIYVNRGHGEQHQGFHNGYKLSGTGGEDGKYGFEQYMEKKTFYVKY
- a CDS encoding zinc-dependent alcohol dehydrogenase, yielding MKAAFYESKGKFTVGKGEQIKPKAGEVRLDVAYCGVCGTDVHIFHGVMDQRVSPPQTVGHEASAVVAEIGEGVTNVKVGDKVAVRPLHFGDEHPFDKGFKHVGKNLKFIGIDSSGAFQNSWTVPSYTLHKLPEQVNLMHGAFIEPLSVACHDVKIGRVKAGENCLVIGGGPIGTLIGYVIKEKGANVIISEVNETRLKMLNELGFTTINPAKENLSERISELTGEAMIDCAFEVSGSAPGVQTMTEVVNVRGRIVMVAIHGGEQKKVDLFKFFWSEIELLGARLYEEDDYEEAIKIASSGNIPFEDLITKVDDLDNIQSIFDEIDKNPEGMKYLIKCNDN